A stretch of DNA from Sylvia atricapilla isolate bSylAtr1 chromosome 3, bSylAtr1.pri, whole genome shotgun sequence:
ATTGTGCACCCAAAAGGCCTCCTCACTGCCTTCACTTCCAGAGGCTGTGTGTCATACTGCTGGATTGTGGTtacagagcagggagcagcatgCATCAGGCTATTACTGGGCCAATGCCTGGCTCTGGCAACAAGAGAGGAGATGGATGATATGACAGCAAATACACCCCCTGTGCAGAGAGCTCTAATGCTAGTGCCCTGTGTTGCTGATAACACTCCCAACCAATCCAGCTGAAATCGTTTTCTGAAATCAGTGTAACTTTCCACCTGCACAGTTATCTGCCTCTTTGCACTCTTCTTACCTTAGTTTTGTCAACACTGCTGTTAAGATTTACCTCCAACTTTTCAGGACCAACACCATAACTACTTCTTAAGGATTTGAGTAGGTctaagaaacaaagagaaagcaaTCCAAAAGACTGTCAGCCAGTCACACAATGAAAAGCCTCCCTGATTCtgatggagaagggaaaggggatccttttttctctcctaacAGGAGAGAGACCCCTTTAGTCTCACCCCTTTATTAATACTCACCTAACTTCAGTACCAGCATGCTCGTGTAAGGGACAAGCTCATGTAGGAAGTCCTAAAGGAGTGCACACCACAAATATTTCTCAGGAGAAAAGATGGACAGGTTAtcagggctgagctccagctAAACCAGTCTGTGTATCACGAAAAAAGTTATGTTTTTGCTGCAGGCACCTACACATAACCGAAGCCCTCTTCCCCAGTACCCGTGAACACCAGTTGATGTGCTGGATGATCCAGCAGTCTGCTCTCTGCACAGAACACCCAGTatgtaaaaacagaaaaccactGGAATCAAGGAGTATGGCCTTGTATCTTGGGAAACAAACTCCACACAAAGCTGCTCAGTGGGGTTAAGAGCACAAAATTGCATAAGGCTTATCTGTCTTCTCGCACAGGTTAACACCCTTACACTTTTGCATGGGATAGCTTCAAACTAGGCAACTGCACAACCATGTCCAGAAACACCTCAACAGGGTTTCTTTAGTCATCCTAAAAGCAGACCTCTCTATCACATTTGTGGCTCAAGCTGTGGAACTGCTGGTAGCTGTCCTGGAATACATCGTGCAAGTCATGAAGCCTGAGACGTGACAAAAACTCACCTtgacccagcacagctctggggagggtGTATAGGCATACACAGGGATGAGCACATTCCCCAGTCCAGGCAGTGTTTGAATCAGAGTTCAAACGAATTTGTTCTTTAAACTGTGATCCTTCCATTGCTTTACAGGGCTGTCAGATTTCAGAATCCAGCCGTGCTTGGCTCATACTGGCACTGCTTTTTAAAGCTCTGTCACCTGCCTGTGCTATTCTGTAGGTCCCCCGTACAGTAGGTTCCCTAAGCACAGCCTGAACTCTAAAGACCTGTTAAATCCAGTGAAAGTCCATGGACCTAAACAATGTGCTTATAGTTCAGGGTATTCCTTAGCGCCCATCTGAATGGGGAGCTCTAAGTAGATTTAATCATTCAAAGAAAATGTGGGGTTGCTTAGTGCTAATAATTAGCTGCTGACTCCTGAATCTATATTTTTGAGCAATAATTCTAGTTATAGGGTAAAGCTATGAATAGCTTTGCTAGAGAAGGCTCCTTGACTCCCAAAGGATTACAGCATTCACACTAATTGCAACACTCATGTCACATCACCTCAAACTTAAGCTCATAATTGTAAATAAGTCCACTTCTGATTTTAGTAATTTGTCTTACGTTCAATCTTACAAGGAAGGCCACTTCAGCTCTACACCATCCATAGAAAATTACAGTCCTTAGCCTGTGATATTGATAACAACTCAGATCACCAAAATGCGGGTTTACATTTCCAGACtatggagtttttttgttgCCTTCTGGGCACAGGAGGACAGAAACAAACTGCTTCACTTTTTCTgaaattgaaagaaattaaCAGACTTTATCTAACTCTGACTAGGATTAAAGCTCTGAGTAAAGATGGGGAAAATCTAGCATTTTTTGTTGCCTACATACTATTCTACTTGTTCAGTTTAACCATGGTAGTTAGGTACAACAGGCCTCACCAAATTCACTGTCATTTCCTTCAGCTCcaggatttaattttaaatagcCAGCGATCTCTAACCCAGTAACCTAAAGCTAAGTTACTCTTGAATGCAATGGCTTTATTTGCATGAGATGAATCAGAGTCTCCAGATACTGATGCTATTTGCAGTGTATTTGAATCCTTTCAGAATTCCATGAGACTCAAAGAGAAGTTTCTATTgacccaaaataaaaaataggcaGTCTggatctgaaaaaaaccctcttccaTTTGTGAAGTGCTCCTTTCCAGCCTCCTCCACatctaaagaaataaatctggAGAAACTTTGCCTCTTAGCAAATGAACCCATACCCACAGAAAAGGACAATTTGGGTAATCATTTAGATCTTTAGAGAATGAAGTGACATCTCTGAACTCAGATTCTTACAAAGAAGGAGACCTTGCAtgacacaaacaaaacaaattctgcaGTCTTGCAAGATGCCTGCCACTTGTGTTATTTAAGAATTATGTGCTTGTCAAGTGCAAAAAGGACTTCAAAAAGGACCTCAGCTCTTCAAATATctaaaaaagaagggaaaggatcAAGCTTACTATTTCAGTCAGAACCAAGGACTCCAGTAGGGTACACGCTCTGCATTTGAATTTCCCAGTGTAAGCTCACAAATGTTTTTTTGGTGGAAGATTTTTCTAAAAGCTGCTACTTATTAGGAAGTCACAGAGTATTGGAGAGAAAGCATCAGCAATGCAATGATCTTGTTATTAAAGTACCTCGCTGGAAATGGGGAGGTTTCATTGCATTCCTATTATACTCATCTTGTGAAATTTCGAGGAAGATACTAAAATCTCCATTTTATCTCACAGTCTGAGAAGATAATTTATCCAATTTTGGCTTTCATTTAAATTGCAGGCtctatcttttttctttctttctcctgtacATTTTTGCTCCGAACATGGCAAGCcccattctttttctttgttcctcACCAGCAATGAAAATTCCATGGAATGACAGAGGTCTCAGTTAGAAGGTAGAAAAGAGGATGGGTCAACTCTTAACATTTCCAATACAAGATGAAAGGATTATTGAATAAAACTAGGACACATTTGCTTAAGATAAGcaaaacacaggtttttttataaaagagTTGTAGTCCAGGAGTGGAACTCTGCCACAGGATTCCAAAATGTTATAAATTTCCATGTGTtctaaaagagaaaagcctCCACAACCtaaacagctgaaagaaaaagccacatgAGCCAATTATGGACATAAGGTCCACTTGTGGCTCCAAAAGTCTCCCAGTTACAAGGCACAGTAAGTTGGATGCTATATATGAGGTGTAATTGTCCCTGCTGTTGGAtttgcttccttctcctttgctcttttccttgcGCTGATGTCActgctgaaattttcagcctccagggttccaacaccACTGGCCACTCTGTCACATACAAACTGTACATCAGATCAGCCAGACCTTTGATGCAATCCAGTTCCACCATTTTTGTGGCTGTGATAGTCCCTACTCAGTCACAGAACTGAACCAACAAAGGTTATGAAATCCTCATTTTTTTAGTGTGGTTCTGCTAACCACACAAGCTCTGTAAAATGTGCCACTTCTTGAATCATAGTGTAATACAATTTATGACAGCACCCTATTTGTAAAAGGAGTTTTAAGAGGGTGGTTTTAGCCTTTTTCAATCATGCTCACACAGAGTCCACCAACGCTGTTGGGTACATTTATCTACTGCCATCAGTATGCTGAATCCTGAACAACAGTGAAGGAGCATTACAAGCTGCACTGAAATCACACATCTTGCATGATCTGTCTcaatcaaaaaagaaatatcagaGCAGCAAGTTGTATATGGTTCAGCTTAATACTTTCCTGAAGAGGATGAACCTCGGGGCCTCCCCACTCCAGCAGCCAAATCCTGTTGGAAATGGAAATAGCCTGTTTGCCAGACAGGCCTTGCTCAGTGGCCCTGGGGATGATAAAGACAGCTCTGAATCCCAAGGGTTTGAAGTGGCTTGTTTACAGCATAGCTTGGAGTTACACAAATACAAGGCAGGTGTTGTTCCCAGCAAATTCTCACTGGAGAGGTCTTGGTCACTGAATGACCCCAAATCTCTGCTTCTGCCACCATGGCAACTTTTGCAAGAGCCAAGGCTCTGTGTGCCAGGTTGTTTCCAAGGTTCAGCCCCAGGGAAGATGAGGACGAGAGAAGTAATTTCAGCATTCTTTCCTGGCAACACCCACTGTAAGACAGAGGACCAGCTATTTCCAGAACTTTTACAGTTGCAATTCAGAGGCTGTAGATTCATTTGTTCAAGGGAAAACAGAAGCCAGCATATGCAGTGAGGGACTGGAAGGTGGTGAGAACCCTCCAGTATATGTCCTGCAAGGACTGTGTTCCCTCTAATCCCAGCTGAAGACTATGTTGGAACAGGGGAAGGTGATTATAAAGGCCCATTTCACAACTTTGCTTTGGCTAAGGTGCACTTCAGGGTCACCGTTCCTCACTTTGCCAAGTTTGCCTTCACTGTGCCAAGTGTAAGAGTTTATCTTAGAACAGCCACCCCAAAAGGAAAAGAGCCACACCCTTCCCTTCCAGTCTGGATGCTACAGCAGGCTTAGATCGATTTCTAAAGGCATTTTCACTGGAGGTCACtcagctggcaggcagcaaTCCTAAGCCTAGCACTTGAAAGGCTCAACAGCAAGCCTGAGAGGCTGTGCCTACATCTTCACTGCAGAAGTCAGAAGTACCACTTGGCTGTTCAAGCCAACTGCATGTCCCACCTGCATCCCATGACCCCATGTCTAGGGTGAAgagggagggtggggaagggagaCATTCTTTGGGAATACCTGGCtcacaggctgaaaaaaataatagcacCTTTTGGCTACTTTGGACACTGGGAACAGGTGCCTCAACAGACCTGCTGGACAGCTTTAATCAAGAAGGCTCCAGTGAGAGGGGGGAAACACCAAAGGAGGTTGTTCAGAGGCTGTGGAACCTCTGCCCTCAGAGATATTCAACAGTGGACAGGACAAGGCCCTAAGCAACCTAATCAAACTTTGAAGGTGGCCCTACTCCAAGTAGGAGGTGGAAGTACCTCCCTCTAGAGGTCCCTTTAAACCTCAGTTTCTCTAAGATTCTAAAGcctgaagcaaaaaaaagccATCACAATACATAGATGGCACCTGTTTGTCAAGCAAGGTAATGCTGCTCTGGCTACTCAGGAGCATGAAGTACTCAAGCCAATGTCAGAGGGAAATAGCATGTTGTAACTTCTTGGAGGAAATGATGTTGTGTCAAACTGACTTTAAACATTAGATTTCCCTTCTCTCATGAAGACACTATCCCAGCACAACTCACGATACAGGATGCCAAGTTTTGGTTCTGTCAGTCCTAGCAACCCTCACGCTCTCCTCACACATCATAaagaggaaagggggaaaggcaAGGCCTTCTACTGTACCTGAGGATGACAGGCCCGCAGTAGGAAGGGTGTATCTTGGTGCACATGTCCTCCAGCTGCAGGCGCTCTCCGGGGCTGATGTCGTAGCTCTGCTTGGGGTAGCTGACCAGCCAGCCGTAGTCCACCCCCGTCTTGATCTTGCGGTACTCGTTCTCCCGCTCCcgctgctgcttctctgcctgcttgatctgccagctcagctccatcATCAGCGTTTCCACCACCATTTCTGtggggctcctctgggaaaTGCGGTTGGGGGGCTCATTCCACCTGAACCAGGATGCCAATGACATAATGCTCTGTGTGTCCTTGCTGGGAGTGGGTTGAGGgtaaagagggagagaaagagaatagTGCCATCATCAATACACCTCAGCTGAGAACAttcttccctccccacccctccaGTCTGTTGTTAAAATTGCCACTAAATAACCACTTGAAAACAATTGGTGCTGGGCACCTTGAGAAATCTCACTTGTAGCCTCCAGCTTGCTCAGAGGGTGAGACAGAGGGCGAAGAGGCACCGTCTCCCTAAACTTCCACTCACCGTGCAATTAAAATGAGTCACAGTCCTTACACCTTAAGTCAGGTTACAAGGATACCTTGCTCCCTCCAGG
This window harbors:
- the RD3 gene encoding protein RD3; this encodes MSLASWFRWNEPPNRISQRSPTEMVVETLMMELSWQIKQAEKQQRERENEYRKIKTGVDYGWLVSYPKQSYDISPGERLQLEDMCTKIHPSYCGPVILRFRQVVAEYEPEAQEVSRLFRSVLQEAAEKIKEEEEAKKLAKQWNTKNRTSLSLTTFKSRSRISPFISDIKTISEDVERGTQPNRRVWSMPEFRNTKDF